The following are from one region of the Polaribacter marinaquae genome:
- the rfbA gene encoding glucose-1-phosphate thymidylyltransferase RfbA: MKGIVLAGGSGTRLHPLTLAVSKQLMPVYDKPMIYYPISTLISAGIREILIISTPQDLPLFKKLLGNGNQIGCGFEYEVQENPNGLAEAFIIGEKFIGKDKVALILGDNIFYGSGLSNLLKANNNPNGGIVYAYHVNDPERYGVVEFDKNLKAISIEEKPEVPKSNYAVPGIYFYDNEVVEIAKNIKPSKRGELEITEVNNMYLQKGKLSVEILDRGTAWLDTGTFNSLMQAGQFVQVIEERQGLKIGSIEEAAFRAGFINKEQLLAISKPLLKSGYSNNLLKV, encoded by the coding sequence ATGAAAGGAATAGTTTTAGCAGGAGGTTCTGGTACAAGATTGCATCCACTTACATTAGCTGTAAGTAAGCAGTTAATGCCAGTGTATGATAAACCAATGATTTATTATCCTATTTCAACCTTAATTTCTGCAGGAATTAGAGAAATATTAATTATTTCTACTCCGCAAGACTTACCATTATTTAAAAAATTATTAGGTAACGGAAATCAAATTGGTTGCGGTTTTGAGTATGAAGTTCAAGAAAATCCTAATGGTTTAGCAGAAGCATTTATTATTGGAGAAAAATTTATAGGTAAAGACAAAGTTGCTTTAATTTTAGGAGATAATATTTTCTATGGATCTGGTTTATCTAACTTGTTAAAAGCAAACAATAACCCTAATGGCGGAATTGTATATGCATATCATGTAAATGACCCAGAAAGATATGGTGTTGTAGAGTTTGATAAAAATTTAAAAGCAATTTCTATTGAAGAAAAACCAGAAGTGCCTAAATCTAATTATGCCGTACCTGGAATATATTTTTATGATAATGAAGTCGTAGAAATTGCCAAAAACATTAAACCTAGTAAAAGAGGAGAATTAGAAATAACTGAAGTAAATAACATGTATCTTCAAAAAGGAAAACTTTCTGTAGAAATTCTAGATAGAGGAACGGCTTGGTTAGACACCGGTACATTTAATTCTTTAATGCAAGCAGGTCAATTTGTACAAGTAATTGAAGAAAGACAAGGTTTAAAAATAGGTTCTATAGAAGAAGCTGCTTTTAGAGCCGGTTTTATAAATAAAGAACAACTCTTAGCAATATCAAAACCATTATTAAAAAGTGGTTATTCTAACAATTTATTAAAAGTATAA
- the rfbC gene encoding dTDP-4-dehydrorhamnose 3,5-epimerase produces the protein MKVTETYLKGCFVLEPQVFGDERGSFLLEFNKKEFAEKTGFKGDFVLGNQSTSQYGVIRGLHLQKGEFAQTKLVRVVKGRILDVAVDVRKNSETYGKVFSVELSGENNKQLLVPRGFLHGFSVLEDDTIVSYKCDNYYEPDAEDGVLYNDKDLNIDWKIPFNKIILSEKDLKLKFFYDF, from the coding sequence ATGAAAGTAACTGAAACTTATTTAAAGGGTTGTTTCGTTTTAGAACCTCAAGTTTTTGGAGACGAAAGAGGAAGTTTTTTATTAGAATTTAATAAAAAAGAGTTTGCAGAAAAAACTGGTTTTAAAGGTGATTTTGTTTTAGGGAATCAATCTACTTCTCAATACGGTGTTATTAGAGGTTTGCATCTACAAAAAGGAGAATTTGCACAGACTAAGTTAGTAAGGGTTGTTAAAGGTAGAATTTTGGATGTAGCTGTAGATGTCAGAAAAAATTCAGAAACCTATGGTAAAGTATTTTCAGTAGAACTGTCAGGAGAAAATAATAAACAATTATTAGTTCCTAGAGGGTTTTTACATGGTTTTTCGGTATTAGAAGACGATACAATTGTGTCTTATAAATGCGATAACTATTACGAACCTGATGCAGAAGATGGAGTGCTTTATAATGATAAAGATTTGAATATAGATTGGAAGATTCCGTTTAATAAAATTATTCTTTCTGAAAAAGATTTAAAGTTGAAGTTTTTTTATGATTTTTAA
- a CDS encoding oligosaccharide flippase family protein: MKIKEKQNTSFDKNLLELIKKGGVNFIFYGLNLAIVYLIGIFITKYYGSATYGRYSIIKALILVIIIFNTLGLNTYAIKLSSNKNHYENGFFKSNFISKSYKIIFIVSLIFTFIIYFFKKNIAIQIFGDKNLEIYLQYFPLILILSVFLNYNSNVLKGQGKVLSFSFVSSFCNNFIFVGLILLIFNYYSSKEIYLILSLLFSFFIALIISITKIFPLKFQKEVKSIRTKNILKESFPMMLSSSMIFIIFSLDTLMLGFFDTSENVGVYRIVTQVSSLNAVFLIILNSIVGPKISNFYSDSNYDEIRKVVINASKIILFITIPVLIFILFFSTEILLFFGEEYLKARNSIIILSICQFFYAISGFVDLILNMTGKQKVFSKITMFSGLVNIILNLILIPIYSIDGASIATGFSILITNILGVIYVKRKYNFLPIYLPFINKTINEN, from the coding sequence ATGAAAATTAAGGAAAAGCAAAATACTTCTTTTGATAAGAATTTATTAGAATTAATAAAAAAAGGTGGTGTAAACTTTATATTTTATGGTTTAAATCTTGCGATTGTTTATTTGATAGGAATTTTTATAACTAAATATTATGGTTCTGCAACTTATGGAAGGTATTCTATAATTAAGGCGTTAATTTTAGTTATTATTATTTTTAATACACTTGGTTTAAACACATACGCAATTAAATTGTCTTCAAACAAAAATCACTATGAGAATGGATTCTTTAAAAGTAATTTTATATCGAAATCTTATAAGATTATTTTTATTGTTTCGTTAATATTTACTTTTATTATATATTTTTTTAAAAAAAATATAGCTATTCAGATTTTTGGTGATAAAAACTTAGAAATTTATTTGCAGTATTTTCCTTTGATTTTAATTCTATCAGTTTTTTTAAACTATAACAGTAATGTCTTAAAAGGTCAAGGTAAGGTTTTATCCTTTTCATTTGTGAGTTCATTTTGCAATAATTTTATTTTTGTAGGTCTAATTTTATTGATTTTTAATTATTATTCTTCTAAAGAAATATACCTCATTTTAAGTCTTTTGTTTAGTTTTTTTATAGCCTTAATTATATCAATAACTAAAATATTTCCTCTGAAATTTCAGAAAGAAGTTAAAAGTATAAGAACAAAAAATATTCTAAAGGAAAGTTTTCCGATGATGTTAAGTTCTTCAATGATTTTTATTATTTTTTCTCTTGATACATTAATGTTAGGTTTTTTTGATACTAGCGAGAATGTGGGGGTTTATCGGATTGTAACCCAGGTTTCTAGTTTAAATGCAGTCTTTCTAATTATTTTAAATTCTATTGTAGGTCCTAAAATATCAAACTTTTATTCTGATTCTAATTATGATGAGATTAGAAAAGTTGTTATTAATGCTTCAAAAATTATTTTATTTATAACAATACCAGTATTAATATTTATTTTGTTTTTTTCCACAGAAATTCTACTTTTTTTTGGTGAAGAATATTTGAAGGCAAGAAATTCAATTATAATTTTATCTATATGTCAATTTTTTTATGCGATATCTGGATTTGTAGATTTAATATTAAATATGACAGGAAAGCAAAAGGTTTTTAGTAAAATAACAATGTTTTCTGGTCTGGTAAATATAATTCTTAATCTCATTCTTATTCCAATTTATAGTATTGATGGTGCTTCTATAGCGACAGGTTTTTCAATTTTAATAACTAATATTCTGGGTGTTATATATGTAAAAAGAAAATATAATTTTTTACCTATTTATTTACCTTTTATAAATAAAACAATAAATGAAAATTAG
- a CDS encoding O-antigen ligase family protein, with amino-acid sequence MKISIGEAKNIKNIIFVVFVVFCIQFTELKLDVIKLSELLLLILTPFLYLRKTINKYSLLFLGLFIFWLVATLILNNFRDFYLLENVSILKRPYFITIGRFLELLSCVNLATLVYLFFKNKKRETALIYIKYIFRFCLIFTIYNVITFGLLKFNIIEESVLLYYDHGIRLNGGYVEGGPYGLMLSFTFILTFLFKSKWHFINRMFLILVIFFLARSKAGLVLIISWYILFYYKRMYAKLKELNIVIILIGGLLISIVIAKLGKDYIDDIVNVRREMKERSRDVNLVMGRIAGLFIFPKMVVENPILGIGLGNYPIIRNNPKYLGFVPKSPKGKTDAHGYGGLVQLLVDGGIVMLFLFLWIIYSLFKNLRNNQRELENYLIIFLLFFVFGVQIYFLYPWILMGLLMSIANKKNEEKKDSCRC; translated from the coding sequence ATGAAAATTAGTATTGGAGAAGCTAAAAATATCAAAAATATAATATTTGTTGTTTTTGTAGTCTTTTGTATACAATTTACAGAACTAAAATTAGATGTAATAAAATTATCTGAACTACTACTGTTAATCTTAACTCCATTTCTTTATTTAAGAAAAACCATTAATAAATACAGTTTGTTGTTTTTAGGTTTATTTATTTTTTGGTTGGTTGCGACATTAATTCTTAATAATTTTAGAGATTTTTACTTATTGGAAAACGTTTCTATTTTAAAAAGACCTTATTTTATAACTATTGGTAGGTTTTTAGAATTATTATCTTGTGTAAATTTAGCTACACTTGTTTATCTATTTTTCAAAAATAAAAAGAGAGAAACAGCTTTAATTTATATTAAATATATTTTTAGATTTTGCTTGATTTTTACTATATACAATGTAATAACTTTTGGATTATTAAAGTTTAATATAATTGAAGAGAGTGTTTTATTATATTATGATCACGGTATTAGATTGAATGGTGGTTATGTAGAAGGGGGGCCTTATGGTTTAATGCTTAGTTTTACATTTATATTAACATTTCTGTTTAAAAGTAAATGGCATTTTATTAACAGAATGTTTCTAATATTGGTAATATTTTTTTTAGCAAGGTCTAAAGCAGGTTTGGTTTTAATTATAAGCTGGTATATTCTATTTTATTATAAGAGAATGTATGCAAAGCTAAAAGAATTAAATATTGTAATTATATTAATTGGAGGCTTATTAATATCAATAGTTATTGCTAAATTAGGAAAAGATTATATTGATGATATTGTAAATGTTAGGAGAGAAATGAAAGAGAGGTCAAGAGATGTAAATCTTGTAATGGGAAGAATTGCCGGATTATTTATATTTCCAAAGATGGTTGTAGAAAATCCTATACTTGGTATAGGCTTGGGTAACTATCCAATTATTAGAAACAATCCTAAATACTTGGGTTTTGTACCTAAAAGTCCAAAAGGTAAAACGGATGCTCATGGTTATGGTGGTTTAGTACAGTTGTTGGTCGACGGAGGAATTGTAATGTTGTTTCTATTTTTATGGATAATCTATAGTTTATTTAAAAACCTTAGAAACAATCAAAGAGAACTAGAAAATTATTTAATAATATTTTTATTATTTTTTGTTTTTGGAGTTCAGATATACTTTCTTTACCCTTGGATTTTAATGGGTTTGTTAATGTCTATTGCTAATAAAAAAAATGAAGAAAAAAAAGATAGTTGTAGATGCTAG
- a CDS encoding glycosyltransferase family 4 protein: protein MKKKKIVVDARMINDSGIGTYLKNVIPYLIPKYDLVFLGTPKDLHKYENKLRNNIVEFTANIYSFAEQIYLPLIIPKCDIFWSPHINVPLFPIRAKKQVTTIHDINLLAFNNNFSILKKMYAKLLYKNAVKKSHQIITVSNFSKSEILKYLKVDEERINVIYGGVNKLFFKKSTLNFELPKNYLLYVGNVKPHKNLISLLKSYNKLPLNIKKVFSLVVIGKKEGFITPDKKVFNFINKNNLINNVIFTGYVEDQYLPDIYQKAKMFIFPSLYEGFGLPILEAMASKTLVLSSNLTSLPEVSLDNALYFNPLDTEELKDLIVKEIYSDNSIKIELAYNHSKKFTWQKSAEEHINIFEKVI, encoded by the coding sequence ATGAAGAAAAAAAAGATAGTTGTAGATGCTAGAATGATTAATGATTCTGGTATAGGAACTTATTTAAAAAATGTTATTCCTTATTTAATACCAAAATATGATTTGGTATTCTTGGGTACTCCAAAAGATTTACATAAATATGAAAATAAATTAAGAAACAATATAGTTGAGTTTACTGCTAACATTTATTCTTTCGCAGAACAAATTTATTTGCCTCTTATTATTCCTAAGTGTGATATCTTTTGGTCTCCACATATCAATGTGCCTTTATTTCCTATAAGAGCTAAAAAGCAAGTAACAACAATTCATGATATTAATCTCTTAGCCTTTAATAATAATTTTAGTATACTTAAAAAGATGTATGCTAAACTATTGTATAAAAATGCAGTAAAAAAAAGCCATCAAATAATTACTGTTTCTAATTTTTCAAAAAGTGAAATATTAAAATATTTAAAGGTGGATGAGGAAAGAATTAATGTAATTTATGGTGGCGTAAATAAACTTTTCTTTAAAAAAAGCACTTTAAATTTCGAATTGCCAAAAAACTATCTATTATATGTGGGTAATGTAAAACCACATAAAAACTTAATTTCGTTACTAAAATCTTATAATAAATTACCTTTAAATATAAAAAAAGTATTTAGTTTGGTCGTTATTGGGAAGAAAGAAGGTTTTATAACTCCTGATAAAAAAGTCTTCAACTTTATTAATAAAAATAACCTAATTAATAATGTTATATTTACAGGTTATGTAGAAGATCAATATTTACCGGATATTTATCAAAAAGCCAAAATGTTTATTTTTCCATCTTTGTATGAAGGTTTTGGTTTACCTATTTTAGAGGCTATGGCTTCAAAAACTTTAGTTTTATCCTCTAATTTAACGAGTTTACCAGAGGTGTCTTTAGACAATGCTTTATATTTTAACCCTTTAGATACAGAAGAATTAAAAGATTTAATTGTAAAAGAAATATATAGTGATAATAGTATTAAGATTGAATTAGCTTACAATCATTCTAAAAAATTTACATGGCAAAAATCTGCGGAAGAACACATAAATATTTTTGAAAAAGTAATTTAA
- a CDS encoding O-antigen ligase family protein, translating into MKTFSLKKNSFYILVLISMFPLLPKAVESILMILFFLVSLIIFFKNKKHCCKSNVFQVFNLSSLFVIYLISTLYSENLSEAFNFILRVTPIFLFALTLGILNPIITKKKKKFLLNTYFFSVFTALLIVHTHLIFNVSGEITSWEYRNAFEEYTKVHGTYFSLWTGFAVLIILNKVCNLKFNKKNFIIISLYLIVLSYCIYWQFIIAARLPLFVTLLLSFVLLLKQLEKRIAIYIFFMAITLALVIGFVNLNTIKNKIDFKIPQGKYELKHNVMSSEDIRAGIYFCSYKIIKQSVLYGIGIGDVNDNLNKCYESEIDSDVYQIFHYNSHNQYLQIILASGLLGLLFFLYNLLILLKLSIRNKDNLFFALNMFLIICFFTENILSRHDGVIFYSFFTAIFYFNKEV; encoded by the coding sequence ATGAAGACTTTTAGTTTAAAAAAAAATTCATTTTATATTTTAGTATTGATTTCTATGTTCCCTTTGCTCCCTAAGGCGGTAGAAAGTATATTAATGATATTATTTTTTTTAGTTTCGTTAATTATTTTTTTTAAAAACAAAAAACACTGTTGTAAATCAAATGTATTTCAGGTGTTTAATTTGTCGTCTCTGTTCGTAATTTATCTCATATCTACATTGTACAGTGAAAATTTATCTGAAGCTTTTAATTTTATCCTCAGAGTAACTCCTATTTTTTTATTCGCATTAACTTTAGGAATTTTAAATCCAATCATTACAAAGAAAAAAAAGAAATTTTTATTAAACACGTATTTTTTTTCAGTTTTTACAGCTCTTTTGATAGTTCATACGCATTTAATTTTTAATGTTTCAGGAGAAATAACTTCGTGGGAATATAGAAATGCTTTTGAAGAATATACAAAAGTGCATGGTACCTACTTTTCTTTATGGACAGGTTTTGCAGTATTAATAATACTTAATAAAGTATGTAACCTAAAATTTAATAAAAAAAACTTTATAATAATCTCACTATATTTAATAGTATTATCTTACTGTATTTATTGGCAATTTATAATTGCTGCGAGATTACCTTTATTTGTAACATTGCTTTTATCTTTTGTATTACTATTGAAACAATTAGAAAAGAGAATAGCTATCTATATTTTTTTTATGGCAATTACCCTAGCGTTAGTAATTGGTTTTGTCAATTTAAATACCATAAAAAATAAAATAGACTTTAAAATACCTCAAGGAAAATATGAATTGAAGCATAATGTAATGTCGAGTGAAGATATTAGAGCTGGTATATATTTTTGTTCCTATAAAATAATTAAACAATCAGTATTATATGGAATTGGCATAGGAGATGTTAATGACAATTTAAATAAATGTTATGAGAGTGAAATTGATAGTGATGTTTATCAAATTTTTCATTATAATTCACACAATCAGTACTTACAGATAATTTTAGCAAGTGGTCTCTTAGGGCTATTATTTTTTTTATACAATCTATTAATTTTGTTAAAATTGTCAATTAGAAATAAAGATAATTTGTTTTTTGCATTAAATATGTTTTTAATAATATGTTTTTTTACAGAAAATATTTTGAGTAGGCATGATGGCGTTATATTTTATAGTTTTTTTACTGCTATATTTTATTTTAATAAAGAGGTTTGA
- a CDS encoding glycosyltransferase — MKVAIVHYWFITRRGGEKVVESLLKLYPDADIYTLFYDKNKYGDYLKNHKVYTSKLNFPLLRKHYQKLFPLYPFAVKSLKLKQDYDLIISSESGPAKGISIKNKTNHICYIHSPMRYCWGFTNEYLAAINPVLRPLAKFFFRKLKNWDIKTVNNVDLYIANSNNVADRVKKYYGKVAEVVYPPIETKLFEKSLIQDVEKTHYLSFGALTPYKKIDLLVDTFNISGDKLIIIGNGSEKENLVKKAKPNIEFKGFLEDDKLEKYISTSKALLFPGEEDFGMIPLEVMSYGIPVIALKKGGALETVIENKEDYSQSSGVFFEEQSITSLQEAILNFKSVQYEFDPLWIRKHAEGFEESRFLYNFKNTIKK; from the coding sequence ATGAAAGTAGCTATTGTACATTATTGGTTTATAACTAGAAGAGGGGGAGAGAAAGTTGTTGAATCTTTGTTAAAGCTATATCCTGATGCAGATATTTATACACTTTTTTATGATAAAAATAAATATGGAGATTACTTAAAAAATCATAAAGTTTATACATCTAAACTAAATTTTCCTTTATTAAGAAAACATTATCAAAAATTATTTCCTCTTTATCCATTTGCTGTGAAATCTTTAAAATTGAAGCAGGATTATGATCTAATTATTTCATCAGAATCTGGGCCAGCAAAAGGCATCTCAATTAAAAATAAAACTAATCATATTTGTTATATTCACAGTCCAATGCGATACTGTTGGGGCTTTACAAATGAATACCTGGCAGCTATAAACCCTGTCTTGAGACCTTTAGCAAAATTCTTTTTTAGAAAACTTAAGAATTGGGATATAAAAACAGTGAATAATGTTGATTTATACATAGCGAATTCTAATAATGTAGCAGATAGAGTAAAAAAATATTATGGTAAAGTGGCAGAGGTTGTTTATCCACCAATTGAAACTAAATTATTTGAAAAATCATTAATTCAAGATGTTGAAAAAACTCATTATTTAAGTTTTGGTGCTTTAACACCTTATAAAAAAATAGATTTATTAGTAGATACTTTTAATATTAGCGGAGATAAATTAATTATTATAGGTAATGGTTCTGAAAAAGAAAACTTAGTAAAAAAAGCTAAACCTAATATAGAGTTTAAAGGGTTTTTAGAGGATGATAAACTAGAAAAATATATATCGACTTCCAAAGCATTACTTTTTCCTGGTGAAGAGGATTTTGGTATGATACCATTAGAAGTTATGTCTTACGGTATACCAGTTATTGCTTTAAAAAAAGGTGGTGCCTTAGAAACTGTTATAGAAAATAAAGAAGATTACTCTCAATCATCCGGTGTATTCTTTGAAGAACAATCAATAACTTCATTGCAAGAAGCTATTTTAAATTTTAAAAGCGTACAGTATGAATTTGACCCTTTATGGATTAGGAAGCATGCAGAGGGTTTTGAAGAGAGTAGGTTTTTGTATAATTTTAAGAATACAATAAAAAAATAA
- a CDS encoding exopolysaccharide biosynthesis polyprenyl glycosylphosphotransferase has protein sequence MKKRFSYLIRPLQVLIDVIIINLIVYLIYDKEFLNFSFLSYITLFWLASSYSFGFYKVYRYTSYLRVITLLGKQILFFALGYFAYFGIFREGDVVNNQFVILMSIMIAISIIKILWSFALKKYRSLGNNFRTTVVLGFDESSKNIIKLFKSKANLGYKFLGFFSDKNYKNSEYLGKLESVYDFTKKNMVDEIYCSLSSLTDSQIKEVNKFALEKEIDLKLIPNATELYSKNQTIHYYDDDLMVLNVNKLPFEFTGNFYIKRVFDIVFSFFVCVTVLSWLIPILWILVKLESKGPLIFKQGREGINGEEFICYKFRSMKLNKIADKVHATKGDARVTKIGAFLRKTSLDELPQFINVLFGDMSVVGPRPHLESLSLEYQKEVDDYLKRHIVKPGITGLAQISGYRGEIKKKSDIKNRVRLDIFYIENWSFFLDIKIIIQTVLNVFKGEEKAY, from the coding sequence ATGAAAAAGAGATTTTCATATTTAATAAGACCTTTGCAAGTTTTAATAGATGTCATAATTATTAATTTAATTGTATATCTAATTTATGATAAAGAGTTTCTAAATTTTTCTTTCTTATCTTATATAACCCTGTTTTGGTTAGCATCTAGTTATTCTTTTGGTTTTTATAAGGTTTACCGTTATACAAGTTACTTACGTGTAATTACACTTTTGGGTAAACAAATTTTATTTTTTGCATTAGGTTATTTTGCTTATTTCGGTATATTTAGAGAAGGAGATGTTGTTAATAATCAGTTTGTAATTTTAATGTCAATAATGATAGCTATATCAATCATAAAAATTTTATGGTCGTTTGCACTTAAAAAATACAGATCTTTAGGTAATAATTTTAGAACGACAGTTGTATTAGGTTTCGATGAATCTTCAAAAAATATTATTAAGTTATTTAAAAGTAAAGCGAATTTAGGGTACAAATTCTTAGGATTCTTTTCCGATAAAAATTATAAGAATAGTGAATACTTGGGGAAATTAGAATCTGTTTATGACTTTACCAAAAAAAATATGGTAGATGAAATTTACTGTTCACTTTCTTCATTAACCGATAGTCAAATAAAAGAAGTAAATAAGTTTGCTTTAGAGAAAGAAATTGATTTAAAATTAATTCCTAATGCTACAGAATTGTATAGTAAAAATCAAACGATACATTACTATGACGATGATTTGATGGTTTTAAATGTTAATAAATTACCATTTGAGTTTACGGGTAACTTCTATATTAAAAGGGTGTTTGATATTGTGTTCTCTTTTTTTGTTTGTGTAACTGTTTTATCTTGGTTAATACCTATTTTATGGATTTTAGTAAAGTTAGAATCTAAAGGTCCTTTAATTTTTAAACAAGGTAGAGAAGGTATAAATGGAGAAGAATTTATTTGTTATAAATTTAGATCTATGAAACTTAATAAGATTGCAGATAAAGTACACGCTACAAAAGGAGACGCAAGAGTTACAAAAATTGGTGCCTTTCTAAGAAAAACTAGTTTAGATGAATTGCCTCAATTTATCAATGTTCTTTTTGGTGATATGAGCGTTGTTGGCCCACGACCGCACTTAGAAAGTTTGTCATTAGAATATCAAAAAGAGGTAGACGATTACTTAAAAAGACATATTGTAAAACCTGGTATTACAGGTTTAGCGCAAATAAGTGGTTATAGAGGTGAAATTAAGAAAAAGTCTGATATTAAAAATAGAGTGCGTTTAGATATTTTTTATATCGAAAATTGGTCTTTCTTTTTAGATATAAAGATTATAATACAAACTGTTTTAAATGTATTTAAAGGAGAAGAGAAAGCATATTAA
- a CDS encoding glycosyltransferase family 2 protein encodes MKPRFKITATIVLYKDNLNILEQTIKSFLETNVSKKLFLVDNNSTDTLKSKFNHADIEYIFVGKNIGFGKAHNLVLDKVASDFHLILNPDIQFSRLVLPNLINVLDHQKDVSFISPRVVYPNKENQFICRKNPTPFDLINRRLNLSKQKIFENEYRSKSLLEPFFPEFIHGCFMLFKTKEFVNLNGFDERYFLYMEDADICRKVYQSGKKIYYYPKEIIKHTHQKGSSKKAKLFFYHLSSAIKYFLKWGI; translated from the coding sequence ATGAAACCAAGATTCAAAATAACCGCTACTATTGTACTTTATAAAGACAATTTGAATATTTTAGAGCAAACAATTAAAAGTTTTTTAGAGACTAATGTTTCTAAAAAACTTTTTTTAGTAGATAACAATTCTACAGATACTTTAAAATCTAAATTTAACCATGCAGATATAGAATACATTTTTGTAGGTAAAAATATTGGTTTTGGTAAGGCTCATAATTTGGTTTTAGATAAAGTTGCCTCAGATTTTCATTTAATTTTAAATCCAGATATTCAGTTTTCTAGATTGGTTTTACCAAACTTAATTAATGTTTTAGATCATCAAAAAGATGTTTCATTTATAAGTCCTAGAGTGGTGTACCCAAATAAAGAAAATCAATTTATTTGCAGAAAAAACCCAACGCCTTTCGATTTAATTAATAGAAGATTAAATCTCTCTAAACAAAAGATTTTCGAAAACGAATATAGAAGTAAAAGTTTGTTAGAACCTTTTTTTCCTGAATTTATACACGGCTGTTTCATGCTTTTTAAAACAAAGGAATTTGTAAATTTAAATGGTTTTGATGAGCGTTATTTCTTGTATATGGAAGATGCAGATATTTGCAGAAAAGTATATCAATCTGGTAAGAAAATATATTATTATCCAAAAGAAATTATAAAGCACACGCACCAAAAAGGTTCTTCAAAAAAGGCGAAACTATTTTTTTATCATCTTTCTTCTGCAATAAAGTATTTTTTAAAGTGGGGAATTTAG